The window AACGGGATGCTGATCCGCCGAGTGCTAGCTGATCATAGCTGCCGGGCCGTCATGCATTTTGCGGGTTCGATCATCGTTTCCGAATCGACCAGCGAACCATTGCGCTACTACCGCAACAACGTCACCGCCAGTTTGGCACTGATCGAAGCCTGTATAGCCGCAGGTGTCGAATCGTTTGTTTTTTCATCCAGCGCCGCGGTCTATGGCATACCCGATCGCTGTCCGATCAACGAAGACGCGCCGACAAGCCCGATCAACCCCTATGGGCGAACCAAGTTAACCATCGAATGGGCGCTGCAGGACGCCGCACGCGCCTGCGGTTTGCGTATCGCAGCTCTCCGTTATTTCAATGTTGCCGGCGCCGACGCGCAAGGACGCAGCGGCGAATGTCAGCCGACCGCTACCCATCTGGTCAAGATCGCCGCAGAAGTTGCCGTCGGCGCTCGTAATCAAATGAACATCTATGGCGACGATTACGATACACCCGACGGCACTTGCGTACGCGATTTCGTCCACGTGTCGGACTTGGCTGACGCGCATCTCGCCGCGCTCAGGCACTTGGATGGCGGGACGTGAGCGTGACCCTCAACTGCGGCTACGGGCATGGATATTCGGTGCGCGAGGTCCTGACCAAGATCGAGCACATACTGGGGCGGAAATTGCCGCTCGCCGTCGCGCCGCGTCGTCGGGGCGACCCGCCCGTACTGGTGGCGGACGCCACGCGGATCCGGAACACTTTCGATTGGCGGCCCCGGCACAACGACCTAGACGAGATCGTTGCTTCGGCCATCGCCTGGGAGGAAAAACTGCGGGCCACGTCCTGACGCGCCCGAAAGCCGTTACCCACGGCATCCGACGAGACGCAACATATCCATGCGCGCCTCGGAGACCGTTCCCGGAAGAGTTTTGAGCCCGACAACGCGTACCGCGAATTCTTGGACCCGGACTAGCGCTGGACCGCGCGCCAATGCGACCATCGCCGGCATCGCCGCATAGGTCCCCGAGGCATCCTGGCGCAGGAGGATGTGGGTGATGCGGGCTGCACATAAATCCGCCAGCAGCCGCGAAGGATCGGTTTGTTCCGGCCGAAGATCGATTTCGCCCTGGGCGAACGGCGACGCGAATAGAAACGGCACGTTAAGAAAATAGAACAGCTGCCGTTCGCCGATTAGAAGCCGATCCGACGTCTTCAGATTAGCGTTGATCCAGGGAACCGGCGCGTAATACGAGACGTACCGCTGGAGAAAGCCTTCCCGATCGTCGCCGCTCGCGACGTGGCGGACGAATTTCATTCCGACCAGCCCTGCGCCCGCTAGCTGGATGGCGACCGTCGCGGCGAACGCCACAAGCAGAGGCCGCCGCATACCGGAGTTTCGGGTCAAGCGTTCGGCCGCCACTGTCATCGCGATCAACAACAGCGGTGCGACCGGCAGCAAATGGCGTACCCGCTGGGACGAACCGGTAACGAACCAAAGCACGTAAAATATGCCAGCGGCCACCACGAACGACCAAAGCACGCCGGGACGAATGCGGTCGCGGATCCGCCAAGCGCCAAGAACGGCAAACGGCAGCACTAAAAGGCCGAATGGGCCGAGACCGATCAGCTTGGCCTCGGTTTCGGGCGGAGCATGTAGGGTCGCTAGAAACGGGTACAGGATCAGGTTAAACGGGTTCCGCTCGAGGGGACGGTCGCCTTCCAGGAAAAGCTGGAAATAGCGATCGTGGGCGAGTGGCCATTGGATGAGGTTTTCGCGCCCGAGCCATTGGAACAGCATCGGGAACACGGGATCGCCGGTGTGTATCGCGTTCCAGGCGTACCATTGGAATCCGGCGAACGCGGCGAATACGCTGAACAGCGCGCCGAACGCGAAACGGCGGCGATGGAACAGTAGACACGCGCCGATTGCAACGAGATAGAGCAGGCCGAGATATTTGGAGCCAGCGTAAAACCCGGCCACCGCCCCGGCGAGCGCTGCGTATCGCGCATCGCCACCTTCAACCGCCTTGCCAGCGGCCCAGGCGGACACTACGGCAAACAGGGCGAGCCGCGTCTCGACTTGGCCAGTGCCAGCGCCGTAGAGGACGACCGGCAACGTCGCAAAAACCAGTGCGAGCGCCAGCGCCCAATTGCGCGATAGGTACGGGCGGGCGAAGGCATAGACGGCCCCAACCGCGATCCAACCCGTCACCCCCGTCCACGCCGTCAGCGCCCGTTCGCCGCCGAGCGCGAGTGCAGGCACATACCCCATCTGCAGCAAGTACGGAATTGCGCCGTCCGGCGAACGGTAAATGAACTCCAGCGCGCCGGCGCGGATAAATTGGCGTGGCACCGCGAAATGGTAAGCAAGTGAATCGGCATCGGCGGGCGGCGCCAGCGCCTCAAGCCCGTCGAGAACGAAAACGATGGTCAACAATGCAAGTAGGAGCATGCCCATTGCATCGGGGCGTTCCCAGGCGACGTCACGCCAGGACGGAGCGAGCAAAGGAAGTCCCGCCAACCCCGCGAGCAGAACCGCCCACAGCCACGGATCCTGAAATAAACCCGCAGCGCCAACGAAGAACATCAACCATCCCAGGACGCCGAGCCCGATCACGAACGCCATTGCCAACCCGAGCGTGCCGACCGGAGCAAACCCGCGCCCGAACAGCCGAAGAAACGCGGCACCGTACCCGAGACATGACAATAACTCCAAGATCGGAACGATCGCGGTCATACGCCAAATCCCAGCGCGCCAAGGATGAGGCCGGTCATATCGCGGTATTGCCAAAGGTAGACGGCGGTAGCGATTACGATCCAGATCCACGCGCCAACGATGCCCAGGGCGTCTTCGCTTCTGACGCCGCCCGTGCGCGATTCGCGTGCTGGTTCGCTCATGGGTCTGCCCGAACCGGTTATGATCGCGCGGCCGCGTATATGTCAACGACCTTCGGTCGGCGGTGTGCTTGTCCCGGACGCCATCCCCCGGCTATTGTTGCGAAACTTGCATCTCCCTATCAGGAAGTGGTTCGCAGCTTGACCCCTCTTCATGCATTTCGCCTGAACGTGCGGAACGACTGCCGGATTTGCGGAAAATCCGATCTGATACGGATCCTTGACCTCGGCTGCCAGCCGCCATCCAACAGCTTCATCGCGCCCGAGGACGTCGCCCGCGAGCAGGCCTTTCCCCTGGAAATGTATCTTTGTCTCCACTGCGGCCTGTCGCAACTGCGCCACGTCGTCGCTGCCGAAGATATCTTCAACGACTATCTCTATCTATCTTCGACCTCAGGCTCGCTCCGGCGCCACTACCAGGGGTTGATTGACGGCGCGCTTGCCGCCTTTGCCCCGCCCGAGGGCGCGCTGATGGTGGACATCGGCTGCAACGACGGCATCATGCTGCGCCGCTATCCTCCGGGCCGCTATCGCCTGCTCGGGGTCGAGCCGTCCTCAGCAGGCGACTACGCCCGCCGCGACGGCTTCGCGGTCGTGCACGGGTTTTTTACCGCCGAGCTCGCCGCTCGCCTAGTTGGCGGCCATGCCCGCGCCCACATCGTCACCGCCACTAACGTCTTCGCCCATGTGGACGACATTGTCTCGTTCGCCGCCGGGGTGCGGACCTTGCTCGCCGATGACGGCGTCTACATCGTCGAGTTCCCCTATCTGCGCGACATGGTCAAGCAGTGCTACTTCGACACCATCTACCACGAGCACCTGTGCTACCTGGCGCTGACGCCGCTCGTTGTCCTGTTCGAGCGGGTCGGGCTCAAGGCGTTCCGCGTCGAAAGCGCGGGCTCAGGCGCCTCGGGTCCGGCCTTGCGTCTGTTCGCCGCTCGGGCCGAATCGCCGCGCCCGGTCGAGGACGGCGTAACCGCCATGCTCGCCGCCGAGGATGCCTGGGGCCTGAAGCGCCAGGAAACCTACGCGTCCTTCGCCCGCCGCGTCGCGCGGGTGCGCGGCAGAGTCCTCGCCCTTATTGACGGGCTGATCGCGCAAGGGCACACAGTCGGCGCCTTCGGCGCCCCGGCCAAGGGCAACACCTTGCTCAACACCATGGGCCTCGGCCCCGACCGGATTGTCGCCGCGGCGGAAAACAACCCGCTCAAAATCGGCAAGCTGACGCCGGGCAGCCACATCCCGATCGTCGGCGACGAAGCGTTCCTTGAGATGGGCTTTTCCCATGCCCTGCTCTTGAGCTGGAACTACGCCGACTTTCTTCTCGCCAACGCTGAGTTCATCAGGCGCGGCGGCAAGTTCATCATCCCCCTTCCTTCACCCACAATTCGGCCGTGAAGAAGCTTTCCACAATGCTGGCTGTTGATATCGTCATTCCCGTCTACAATGAAGGGGAAAATATTATTCTGGTTCTAGATTCTTTTCGCCGGCACATTCGACGGCCATTCCGAGTTCTGATCTGTTATGATTTTCCGGAAGATACTACATTAACGGCGATCGCCACATGGGAACACCGAACCGACGTAAATATCGTACTAGTACGTAATCCTGGTCGCGGGGTTCATGCCGCCATCCTCGCTGGATTTAACGCTTCGACAGCGCCTGCAGTATTTTGTTGGATGGGTGACGACGATTTCAATATCAGCCTGTTCGAACCGATGGTCGCGCGTTTTGAAGACGGCTGCGATATCGTCACCGGCAGCCGATTCATGAAGGATGGCTGCATGATTGGCTGTCGCTGGTACAAAAAAATGCTAACGGTAGTTGCTAACGCCACGCTGTATCACTTGGCGCGGCTGCCGACTCATGATTCGACCAATGGCATTCGATTGTTTTCTCGCCGCCTGCTTGACACTGTCGCTGTCGAATCGAGCCAAGGTTTTACCTTCACCTTCGAGATGATGGTCAAAGCACATCGCTTGGGCTGGCGAATCGAAGAGCTCCCGGCCAAATGGTTCGAGCGCAAAATGGGACGCAGCAATTTCAAGATTCTGCCCTGGATCGTGCCTTATCTGCGCTGGTACGCTTATGCTTTCGCTACCACTTGGCTCAAGCGGGGACCAAAAACGGTTACATTGAAGCCGGGCGCAAGCCTTACTACCGAGCCCTACCGCCCCTGCGTACGCTCTAGGATTCATCCAAAGAAAACCGGTGCCCATTGACGAAAACGTAGGGCCCCGGATGGATGGGATGCTGGGCGGCACGAATTTTCCGTTCGAAAGTGTCCGGATCGGACGGATCCAGGACCAGCCATTTCTCAAAATCCTTGCGTGTGTAGGGTTTGCGTTTCCACGTTTCGCCACACGGTACGGGCAGTGACCCAGTGCGGGCGACGTAGGCCACGGTTTCGCGTAGCAGGTCCAGGCACGCGCGTTCGGCCCGCGCCGCCAGATCAGCACAGCCGTCGGACGGTAGGATCGGAACGCGACGCACCAGGAGAATAGCGCCGCTGTCGGGCGCAGCTGTCATGCGGTGCGCAGTAGCGCCGAAGTCGCGAGCGCCGTCGAACAACGCGTAGCTCGCGGTCGAACGGCCGGGGTATTCGGGCGGCGCGGGATGGAAATTGACCGCTTCGCGCGCGAGCACGCCGCCCTTGAGAATCCGGTCGGACAGGAAATTGAACACGAACCGGCCCTCTAGTCCGTCCAGGCGGCCGACCCAGGCGTCGCCATCGGCGGATTCGAGAACGTGACGCAGGTCGAGTTCCCGCCCCACGGCGTCGGTCGCTTCGGCGTTGAGTCGAGAGCCCGAACGGACGATCAGGATCGCGGACGGGCGGCTCATCCTATTCCGCCGCCTGGACCTCGGGCGCGCTCTTGCGGACGATCTGCCATAGCGGCTCGTCGGCAGGGGGATTGGCCTCAAAGTTGTACACCGGCCAACGATCGGGCGCGTAATAGTGCGACATCAATGCCGAACGCGACGCGGGCGTCATGAAATACTTAAGCGCGTAATACGCGTCCCAGAAGAATTCGCCGGTGCGGATGCCGCGTAACAGCCGCCGCCAAGCGAAACCTGGATTAAAGAGGATCGCGCGCTTGTAGGCGTAGTTTATGTATTCGCGGATCTTGTCGTAGGTCAGGTTGCGGTGAACGAACAGGCTTTCGTCGGTGTAGAAGAAATAGCTGTCCCAGTTATATGAGCGGACCAACCCTTGTGCGGCGTATTCCTTGAACATGCGGGTTCCGGGAAAGGCGATACAAACGCCAAACTTCATCATGTCAAGGGGAAGCTGGCGCGCGTATTCGATCGTGTCCTTCATGGTGTCTTCGGTATCGTGGGAAAGCCCGAGGAGCATGGAACCCGACGTGTCGAGTCCGGCCTTGCGCGCGAGGTTGACGGCGACGCGGCCCTGTTCGACCGACGCCTTGCCGCCCTTGCCGAAGGATTTGAGGATCGCATCGTTCCCGGATTCGAATCCGAAATTGACGCGATAGCACCCTGCCCTGCGCATGGCGTGGAACATGCGCCGATCCGCGCTTTCGACGCGGATGCCGTTGTGGCAGGTCCAGAGAACGCCGGTGTCGGCCTCGATGATCTTTTCGGCCACTTGCGTCGCCCATTCCTGGTCCGAAGTGAAGATGTCGTCGGCGAGCCAGAATTCCCGAAAACCCAGGGCGTGCATGCGCTTGACTTCCTCAGCGCAGCGTCCTGGACTTTTCTTCCGGTAGCCGAGTCCGGCGGTAGTCTTCGACGCGCAGAAATCGCACTTGAAGACACATCCCCGCGAAAATTCGGCGATGGTCATGGGACGCCGGCGCGCGACCAGACGCGAGATGCGGTGATAATCGCGCGTGTCGTAAAGATCCCACGCCGGCATCGGTAGGTCGTCGAGATTCTGGATCAGCGGCCGCAGCCCGGTGAAGACGATGTCGTCGCCCTTGCGGTAATGGATTCCCTTGACCGTGGCCGGATCGGAGGCGTCGCAATAGTCGGCGAAGGTATAATCGGCCTCGCCGACGAAAACCGCGTCCATCAGGGATTCGTGCATGGATTCGACCGGCAGCGCTGAAACGTGCGGCCCGCCGCCGACGACGGCGATGGAAGGCGAGATGTCCTTGACTAAAACACTGATGTCGCGAAGCTGATTCATCAACGGCGTCGTCGCCGTGATCCCGACGATGTCGGGCTTGCAGGCGACGACTTCGGAGCGTACGAACGCGAAGTCGTAGGGCCGCCAGGACAGATCGAGGATCTTGACCTGGTGGCCCTTCGCCCGCGCCGTGGCCGCGATCGTTGCCAGACCCAGGGTCGGGTGGACCGGATTGATGATCCCGACCTTGGTCCCGCCGTAGGACGGCTCGTAGGACGGATTGATGAGAAGAATTCTCGCCATGCGGCAACGCGGCCACGTTACGGACTGGATTTTCAACTCCGTCCGATATGTGTTCCCGAAAAAACGCTTTACGGGGGCATCATAATTGATTGCGGACTGTTAATAAAAGGAAAATAATTGTCCGAGCCGCGTCGGCGAAAAGACCCGAAATCCCG is drawn from Rhodospirillales bacterium and contains these coding sequences:
- a CDS encoding class I SAM-dependent methyltransferase; the encoded protein is MQVGACPLHRGVPRRRHARTERAKEVPPTPRAEPPTATDPEINPQRQRRTSTIPGRRARSRTPLPTRACRPEQTRARTAEETRHRTRDMTITPRSERSRSYAKSQRAKDEAGHIAVLPKVDGGSDYDPDPRANDAQGVFASDAARARFACWFAHGSARTGYDRAAAYMSTTFGRRCACPGRHPPAIVAKLASPYQEVVRSLTPLHAFRLNVRNDCRICGKSDLIRILDLGCQPPSNSFIAPEDVAREQAFPLEMYLCLHCGLSQLRHVVAAEDIFNDYLYLSSTSGSLRRHYQGLIDGALAAFAPPEGALMVDIGCNDGIMLRRYPPGRYRLLGVEPSSAGDYARRDGFAVVHGFFTAELAARLVGGHARAHIVTATNVFAHVDDIVSFAAGVRTLLADDGVYIVEFPYLRDMVKQCYFDTIYHEHLCYLALTPLVVLFERVGLKAFRVESAGSGASGPALRLFAARAESPRPVEDGVTAMLAAEDAWGLKRQETYASFARRVARVRGRVLALIDGLIAQGHTVGAFGAPAKGNTLLNTMGLGPDRIVAAAENNPLKIGKLTPGSHIPIVGDEAFLEMGFSHALLLSWNYADFLLANAEFIRRGGKFIIPLPSPTIRP
- a CDS encoding glycosyltransferase family 2 protein, translated to MKKLSTMLAVDIVIPVYNEGENIILVLDSFRRHIRRPFRVLICYDFPEDTTLTAIATWEHRTDVNIVLVRNPGRGVHAAILAGFNASTAPAVFCWMGDDDFNISLFEPMVARFEDGCDIVTGSRFMKDGCMIGCRWYKKMLTVVANATLYHLARLPTHDSTNGIRLFSRRLLDTVAVESSQGFTFTFEMMVKAHRLGWRIEELPAKWFERKMGRSNFKILPWIVPYLRWYAYAFATTWLKRGPKTVTLKPGASLTTEPYRPCVRSRIHPKKTGAH
- a CDS encoding radical SAM protein, with the translated sequence MARILLINPSYEPSYGGTKVGIINPVHPTLGLATIAATARAKGHQVKILDLSWRPYDFAFVRSEVVACKPDIVGITATTPLMNQLRDISVLVKDISPSIAVVGGGPHVSALPVESMHESLMDAVFVGEADYTFADYCDASDPATVKGIHYRKGDDIVFTGLRPLIQNLDDLPMPAWDLYDTRDYHRISRLVARRRPMTIAEFSRGCVFKCDFCASKTTAGLGYRKKSPGRCAEEVKRMHALGFREFWLADDIFTSDQEWATQVAEKIIEADTGVLWTCHNGIRVESADRRMFHAMRRAGCYRVNFGFESGNDAILKSFGKGGKASVEQGRVAVNLARKAGLDTSGSMLLGLSHDTEDTMKDTIEYARQLPLDMMKFGVCIAFPGTRMFKEYAAQGLVRSYNWDSYFFYTDESLFVHRNLTYDKIREYINYAYKRAILFNPGFAWRRLLRGIRTGEFFWDAYYALKYFMTPASRSALMSHYYAPDRWPVYNFEANPPADEPLWQIVRKSAPEVQAAE
- a CDS encoding glycosyltransferase family 39 protein, which encodes MTAIVPILELLSCLGYGAAFLRLFGRGFAPVGTLGLAMAFVIGLGVLGWLMFFVGAAGLFQDPWLWAVLLAGLAGLPLLAPSWRDVAWERPDAMGMLLLALLTIVFVLDGLEALAPPADADSLAYHFAVPRQFIRAGALEFIYRSPDGAIPYLLQMGYVPALALGGERALTAWTGVTGWIAVGAVYAFARPYLSRNWALALALVFATLPVVLYGAGTGQVETRLALFAVVSAWAAGKAVEGGDARYAALAGAVAGFYAGSKYLGLLYLVAIGACLLFHRRRFAFGALFSVFAAFAGFQWYAWNAIHTGDPVFPMLFQWLGRENLIQWPLAHDRYFQLFLEGDRPLERNPFNLILYPFLATLHAPPETEAKLIGLGPFGLLVLPFAVLGAWRIRDRIRPGVLWSFVVAAGIFYVLWFVTGSSQRVRHLLPVAPLLLIAMTVAAERLTRNSGMRRPLLVAFAATVAIQLAGAGLVGMKFVRHVASGDDREGFLQRYVSYYAPVPWINANLKTSDRLLIGERQLFYFLNVPFLFASPFAQGEIDLRPEQTDPSRLLADLCAARITHILLRQDASGTYAAMPAMVALARGPALVRVQEFAVRVVGLKTLPGTVSEARMDMLRLVGCRG